A segment of the Orcinus orca chromosome 4, mOrcOrc1.1, whole genome shotgun sequence genome:
ggtcacatgcaaAGCTGGAAATCCAACCAAGGTCAGATTTCAGAGCCTGTGTTATGAAACACCATAATAAAGCACCCTCCATGTTGGTATTTTTCTAAATACTCTTGACCATCCTCTAAATTCTCCATCAAGCCATGTCTAAATAGCTGTCCTTGTTTATAAATTAGAAGGCTGAAACCCAGAGAGGGCTATTCATCCTAAAGGTCAGATCCGCACAGGTAATCATGGTGTCAAGAGTTTGAACTACAGGGACAGAGAGTCAAAGCCATTCTTGGCAAACCAACCTAGTCTCCTCTTCATCTGTAATTTAATAGTCTAGCTgtttaaatggaaagaaacatCAAGGGTCACTAATGCTCAGTCTGGGAAAATTAGAAGCACTTTTGAGttaagacacacagacacatatgttGCTATATTTTAATCACAATCAGACATTAACATGGCACAAAACACTCCATCTATCTCTTTGCTGTTCCAAATCTCATGAAAACCTGAATTTGACACAAGcagtttaaataattattttgaccAGACTTCCCAATCCCACAGgagattaaaaagtaataatgtaaaaaaattaaggtCAAGGTGTCCTGATATCACAGCTAATGACTAACCATGTGTTTACGGGCGGCTCGTGCTCCACCCTGGAAGCTGCTGAGCTTCACCCCCGGTCCAACAAGTGGTTAGTTATTAGTTCCCTGGGTGATTGTCCCTGCAGGTAAACCATACATTAGGCACTTTAAGTGGGGGTAGTTACCTTTCTCGGGTTGGGTATAACGTTTGGCTCTCAAAAGCAAGATAGAGAATTTAGAGTCAAACAGAATGTTCTGTGAACCTTAAGCCCTTGGGATTAAGCGCTGGGACGTCAGCGCATCCTCAGGGACATCTGCACCAGATGTTCTGGGGGAGTCATGCGGGGTGCCGAGCAGGCTGTTTAATGTCTGCATGCGCTGTGGACACGAGCACTGTGGCCCACTCTGACTTTTATTCTCGTGTCTCGAGTTTTAGCCCATCTAGACGGTGGTACTCTCCATGTTTAACAAGCGGTGTGGCCCAGGCGCTCACAGCCATCAGAACAGCTGCTGGGTGTCAACCACCGGTAAGGCTGCACCCATCTGCGCTGCGGTCATCAGCTCTGTGTCTAAGGAGCAAACCCAGCCCCATACGCCCAGCGCAACGCTGGCTTCCTTGCCGGCGCAAAGCCGCTCCCCTACTCTGCCTCGTCCACATCTTCTCCCGCAGTAGCTGCCTCTAAAGCGGCCAGGGCTTCGGCCACCTCTGCGTCCTCATCCGCCGTCTCCCCACTCGCATCTCCAGGGGAGCCCTGGGTCTCCTCCCACCCGTTTCTCGAATCGACCACAGGTACGTCCTGTGCAGGATCCTCTTCTTTAAAGTATACACTTAGAACTTCAGTTGCCACGGCCTCGTTTAACGAATCCCAGCTTCTCTTCACCGAGAAGGGCATATTCAAACCACGCTCCCCCGCCCCGGGGGGAGCGCCCTGCCCGGGCTCCTCCTCTGTGTGGCTCTTGAAAAGACAGTCCTTTTCTTCGCGATCAACGTGATCTGCGTCGTCATCGTCGGCTGAGCCCCACAGCTGAGGGTAATCGGGGGCGGGTATCTGGAGGACGTGGTCTGGGATTTCCCAGGCGGGATGCCCTGCCGCGCAAGACGCGCTGGAGTCGCCGTTTCCGATGACACGGGTCTCTCCTGAAGCCAGCAGCACGCAGTCCGGTTGCCTGGCACTTCCTCCTCCAAGGAAGGGCCGAGTCGTGTGACCCTTGTTTGTGGCACTGGCCCAGGAGCCCCTGTCCCCCTGGGGGCACCCGGGATCGCCAGCGAGCTGCAGGGCAGCAGCGGGGCCGAGGCCATTGACGGCCCCGCCAGTCTTCTCAGCGCAGGGTCCCCCGGCCGTGTCCCCCGGGAGAAGCGGTCCTTGGGGCGGCCCGCAGGGCTCCTGCagagcagccgtttggtacctgCTCGTGGTCCTCTTGGAGCTCTCGCTCGGAGGGTCATCCTTGTGTACCAGCACTTCGTGGCTCTGTTTGCCTTTTAACTTAACGGCATCGTCTTCATCTAACTTGCAGCTGTTTACTTCGTTGACATAACCAGGGGAGGGCACTTGAACTGGATCCAAGAGATAGCTGGGGTGAGAAGAAGGGAGACCAGTCGGGTTAAGTATTAACTTTATTAATAACTTTCATTATTAATATATCTACTACAGGCTCTGCTGTTTTCTACAATTCCTATAAATTTCCATGATTACTCTTTTAAGTCTATATGTGTGCctcattaaatatatatagttgGTATAAAAATGTTCTACCAACTGGAAATAGATCTTAAGAAGAGATTCAAAAAAGGGCAGGAAGAAGTTACAGAACAAAGTGGGTCatgaaattgaaaaacaaacaaaaaatgtaaataaataaaacaaatatccaaCAACAGGAAAATAACTGGTTCAGAACTGATGGTTCAACccctcaatggaatattatgtagtAATTAAAATATGAAGTCTGGACTAGCAGGAAAGATacttacaataaatatttttttgaatagaGCTTAACATCAGATTATAATTATAGTGGAATAAaacttatatatgtatgtaggtgtgtgtgtgtctatatacctatatctatctatatatagatctatatatagatagatatagatacggAACAGAACTAACATAATAAAGATAGTTTTGTCAAGGAAGCAAAATCATCAGttaatttttcccctttattttataCAGAATTATATTTATGTTGCCCAAATTTTTATGAAATAGAATCTGGACAAAATTAAAAGCACATATGTGACTGGGGTGTTTTCAGTGATGCCATTTCAGGCATCTTCAAAAACTCAAACTTTTCTTTGCATTGAagctctctggagaaatgtaaatTCAATCCAAACCAAATTCAGCTTCAGAGAAAGACAGCGTTCCCAACACACTCTGAGCATTgcgcaaaaaatgtttaaaaatccagGCCTCGTGTTCTTTTAAATGACATTAAAGTGGTTCCAAACTCTTAATTTCCTGGCAATGGTGGTCATGCCCCAAGCTGGGTGAATGCATTGAACCCATGCAGGGTGTTTAAAGTGCTTGCATAGTAATCACAAATTCCTCCATTCGGATGGGACATTTTGTTCAATGTTACCTTTGTAGCATTTTACAGCACCTGCACCCCATCTGGATTACTTTTTGTTATCATCtggaaaaaaaggcataaaaaggagagaacagagtgaaggacattttattttattttattttaaaaataaaaagtgttcgTTTTATTGTAGGAAGATACATTAATTCTTTGAAATCAGAGTGAAAGTGTTGCACGATTTAATTCTATATCAATGACTGAATATACAAAGTGTCAAATATAAACAGTAGTGTAAAATAAATTGGCAGAAATAATTATTCAACCAGTAGCAATACTTAAGACTACCATTTGAAAGATCTTCTATAaacaaagaatggaaaaatacTGTTATAAGATTTTGCAGCACAGAATTGAATTCCATCCTAATTCATTACTATTATACTTCTTCAGTATTAGTGGACCCACATTATCTCCAGTCAATTTGTTGTGTTTATCGTGTGAACCATCACAGGCAGGAAACGTCTTAGAACGCCAACACCTACAATTAGCTGCTTTAGTAAGACACAAATCTTCAATGGTTATTTCATTCACCACTTTGggattttccttttgtattttaagATTAATCAAGTTATCCTTCTGCTGCTTTTTCTTCGGGAGGAATGGACGAACCGCAAGGTAGTGCAAGTACACCGAGGAAAGGCAATAATCAAAGCCATTCTGAAACTGTGAGCCGGGCGATCCTGGTAATGCTCTCGGGGACTGGGAGCTGCTTAAGATAACGCGGGGAGCTGCACCTTCAACATGCGGACCGTGGCCTCCAGCACCTTCCCGGCCAGCGGCGCCCGCTCCTCTCCCGGCCCCGCCGGCGGCTCCGCTGCTCTCCGGCCGAGCTTCGGGCGCTTGCGCGGAGAGCGGAAGCAGCAGGCGGGCGCTCTCGGCCTGGACTGGGCCGGGGAGGCTGAATGACATTTTAATAGGAATtaagtttgctttttctttcctagatACACTCAAAGTTAGTAGAGTTACAATTTTTGGCAAAAGGATAACGCGATTCAGGGAGGGCACTGGTTACCCGGAATACCTTCACGTATCTAAAATCACAGATTCAGAGttctcaaacatttatttacactTGTCTCTTGTGCCAGACCTTTCCCCAGCCCTGGGAGTTATGCCATCTCcactttgcaaatgaggaaaaaacAGGTTGACGAATGTTAGGGAGAGAAAGGTGGGACTGAAAAGGACTTGTGCGTTTTCTCTTCCATTGTCTTCCACAGGGGACATGGACTTAACCGGGGTgcagcccacgtgcagcagcagaTGGTGTAAGAGAGTGGAGAGGTTTCCGCGCCAGGGGCTTAGCTACTCAGCATTAAAAGATGTCAGGATACGGCAGCTGATCTCCACGTTCCATGTTACAGACCTGAGGAGATTAGAGCTG
Coding sequences within it:
- the LOC117200067 gene encoding CDGSH iron-sulfur domain-containing protein 2 homolog, with protein sequence MSFSLPGPVQAESARLLLPLSAQAPEARPESSGAAGGAGRGAGAAGREGAGGHGPHVEGAAPRVILSSSQSPRALPGSPGSQFQNGFDYCLSSVYLHYLAVRPFLPKKKQQKDNLINLKIQKENPKVVNEITIEDLCLTKAANCRCWRSKTFPACDGSHDKHNKLTGDNVGPLILKKYNSNELGWNSILCCKIL
- the C4H4orf19 gene encoding uncharacterized protein C4orf19 homolog, producing MGCRCCKMLQSYLLDPVQVPSPGYVNEVNSCKLDEDDAVKLKGKQSHEVLVHKDDPPSESSKRTTSRYQTAALQEPCGPPQGPLLPGDTAGGPCAEKTGGAVNGLGPAAALQLAGDPGCPQGDRGSWASATNKGHTTRPFLGGGSARQPDCVLLASGETRVIGNGDSSASCAAGHPAWEIPDHVLQIPAPDYPQLWGSADDDDADHVDREEKDCLFKSHTEEEPGQGAPPGAGERGLNMPFSVKRSWDSLNEAVATEVLSVYFKEEDPAQDVPVVDSRNGWEETQGSPGDASGETADEDAEVAEALAALEAATAGEDVDEAE